A stretch of the Macaca mulatta isolate MMU2019108-1 chromosome 16, T2T-MMU8v2.0, whole genome shotgun sequence genome encodes the following:
- the SOX9 gene encoding transcription factor SOX-9 (The RefSeq protein has 2 substitutions compared to this genomic sequence): MNLLDPFMKMTDEQEKGLSGAPSPTMSEDSAGSPCPSGSGSDTENTRPQENTFPKGEPDLKKESEEDKFPVCIREAVSQVLKGYDWTLVPMPVRVNGSSKNKPHVKRPMNAFMVWAQAARRKLADQYPHLHNAELSKTLGKLWRLLNESEKRPFVEEAERLRVQHKKDHPDYKYQPRRRKSVKNGQAEAEEATEQTHISPNAIFKALQADSPHSSSGMSEVHSPGEHSGQSQGPPTPPTTPKTDVQPGKADLKREGRPLPEGGRQPPIDFRDVDIGELSSDVISNIETFDVNEFDQYLPPNGHPGVPATHGQVTYTGSYGISSTAATPASAGHVWMSKQQAPPPPPQQPPQAPPAPQAPPQPQAAPPQQPAAPPQQPQAHTLTTLSSEPGQSQRTHIKTEQLSPSHYSEQQQHSPQQIAYSPFNLPHYSPSYPPITRSQYDYTDHQNSSSYYSHAAGQGTGLYSTFTYMNPAQRPMYTPIADTSGVPSIPQTHSPQHWEQPVYTQLTRP, from the exons ATGAATCTCCTGGACCCCTTCATGAAGATGACCGACGAGCAGGAGAAGGGCCTGTCCGGCGCCCCCAGCCCCACCATGTCCGAGGACTCCGCGGGCTCGCCCTGCCCGTCGGGCTCCGGCTCGGACACCGAGAACACGCGGCCCCAGGAGAACACGTTCCCCAAGGGCGAGCCCGACCTGAAGAAGGAGAGCGAGGAGGACAAGTTCCCCGTGTGCATCCGCGAGGCAGTCAGCCAGGTGCTCAAGGGCTACGACTGGACGCTGGTGCCCATGCCGGTGCGCGTCAACGGCTCCAGCAAGAACAAGCCGCACGTCAAGCGGCCCATGAACGCCTTCATGGTGTGGGCGCAGGCGGCGCGCAGGAAGCTCGCGGACCAGTACCCGCACTTGCACAACGCCGAGCTCAGCAAGACGCTGGGCAAGCTCTGGAG ACTTCTGAACGAGAGCGAGAAGCGGCCCTTCGTGGAGGAGGCGGAGCGGCTGCGTGTGCAGCACAAGAAGGACCACCCGGATTACAAGTACCAGCCGCGGCGGAGGAAGTCGGTGAAGAACGGGCAGGCGGAGGCAGAGGAGGCCACGGAGCAGACGCACATCTCCCCCAACGCCATCTTCAAGGCGCTGCAGGCTGACTCGCCGCACTCCTCCTCCGGCATGAGCGAAGTGCACTCCCCCGGCGAGCACTCGG GGCAATCCCAGGGCCCACCgaccccacccaccacccccaaAACCGACGTGCAGCCGGGCAAGGCTGACCTGAAGCGAGAGGGGCGCCCCCTGCCAGAGGGGGGCAGACAGCCCCCCATCGACTTCCGCGACGTGGACATCGGCGAGCTGAGCAGCGACGTCATCTCCAACATCGAGACCTTCGACGTCAACGAGTTTGACCAGTACCTGCCGCCCAACGGCCACCCGGGGGTGCCGGCCACGCATGGCCAGGTCACCTACACGGGCAGCTACGGCATCAGCAGCACCGCGGCCACCCCGGCGGGTGCGGGCCACGTGTGGATGTCCAAGCAGCAGGCGCCGCCGCCACCCCCGCAGCAGCCTCCGCAGGCCCCGCCGGCCCCGCAGGCGCCCCCCCAGCAGCAGGCGGCGCCCCCGCAGCAGCCGGCCGCGCCCCCGCAGCAGCCACAGGCGCACACGCTGACCACACTGAGCAGCGAGCCGGGCCAGTCCCAGCGAACGCACATCAAGACGGAGCAGCTGAGCCCCAGCCACTACAGCGAGCAGCAGCAGCACTCGCCCCAGCAGATCGCCTACAGCCCCTTCAACCTTCCGCACTACAGCCCTTCCTACCCGCCCATCACCCGCTCGCAGTACGACTACACCGACCACCAGAACTCCAGCTCCTACTACAGCCACGCGGCGGGCCAGGGCACCGGCCTCTACTCCACCTTCACCTACATGAACCCCGCCCAGCGCCCCATGTACACCCCCATCGCCGACACCTCTGGGGTTCCTTCCATCCCGCAGACCCACAGCCCGCAGCACTGGGAACAACCCGTCTACACACAGCTCACCCGACCTTGA